From Humisphaera borealis, the proteins below share one genomic window:
- a CDS encoding SDR family NAD(P)-dependent oxidoreductase, whose amino-acid sequence MSKKLAGKVAVVTGASKGIGASIASHLAAEGASVVVNYASSKGGADKVVQEIVAAGGKAVAIQADVSKETDVVRLFGETGKAFGRLDVLVNNAGIYEFASLDQITAEHFHKTTDLNVLGLLLASREAVKLFGDAGGSIVNVSSVVSTNTPAGTAVYSASKASVDAITRTLAKELGPKKVRVNSVNPGMVETEGTATAGITADESGFRKMIEAQTPLGRIGQPGDIAPAVVFLSSPESAWITGETLVIAGGFR is encoded by the coding sequence ATGTCGAAGAAACTCGCAGGTAAAGTTGCTGTCGTTACAGGAGCCTCGAAGGGAATCGGCGCGTCGATCGCGAGTCATCTCGCGGCCGAGGGCGCATCGGTCGTCGTCAACTACGCCAGCAGCAAAGGCGGGGCCGACAAGGTCGTCCAAGAGATCGTCGCCGCCGGCGGCAAGGCCGTTGCGATCCAGGCGGACGTATCCAAGGAAACCGATGTAGTTCGGCTTTTCGGGGAGACCGGCAAGGCCTTCGGTCGGTTGGATGTTCTCGTTAACAATGCCGGCATCTACGAGTTCGCCTCGCTTGACCAGATCACCGCCGAGCACTTCCATAAGACCACCGACCTGAACGTGCTGGGCCTGCTGCTTGCGTCTCGTGAGGCAGTCAAGTTGTTTGGCGACGCGGGCGGGAGCATCGTCAATGTCAGCTCAGTGGTATCGACCAACACCCCGGCCGGCACTGCGGTCTATTCCGCGTCCAAGGCGTCGGTGGACGCCATCACCCGTACGCTCGCCAAGGAGCTCGGGCCCAAGAAGGTGCGTGTGAACTCCGTGAACCCCGGCATGGTGGAAACCGAGGGCACGGCGACGGCAGGCATCACCGCGGACGAGAGCGGCTTCCGCAAGATGATCGAAGCCCAGACCCCGCTGGGTCGTATCGGCCAACCCGGGGATATCGCCCCGGCCGTGGTGTTCCTGTCGTCTCCCGAATCGGCATGGATTACCGGCGAGACCCTCGTGATTGCCGGTGGGTTCAGGTGA
- a CDS encoding UDP-glucose dehydrogenase family protein has protein sequence MDVAIIGCGYVGLVTGTCLAAIGHTVKGVEKDPRKLKTLQDGHCPIFEPGLQELLNENYASGQIQFTGNVKDAVRDAEVVFLCVGTPPKPDGTVDMSFLEGAGKEVCDALAEMNSEYLVTIVVKSTVPAGTNRKLYNFLREQTKAHVQVVSNPEFLKEGTAVQDCMNPDRIVIGGESPEAFRMMRRLYDPLIKREDNFMTMNWESAELTKYAANSMLAARISFMNEMTILCEFYGADVEDIRKGIGSDNRIGPAFLRAGCGYGGSCFPKDVAAMEHISKAAGYENLFTNAIQTVNKNQKKRFVDKIEAKLGRPIAGATIAVWGLAFKADTDDIRESAALDVIQYLLDKGATVRAHDYKGMEHMKQVFKDQVEWCTDPVTAAAGADAVALTTDWPQYTTLPFRKIAATMNQPMIFDGRNCLHRDVMRENGFQYFPMGRPPVENKLRLKNKV, from the coding sequence ATGGACGTTGCAATCATTGGCTGTGGTTACGTAGGCCTCGTCACCGGTACCTGTCTCGCCGCGATCGGTCACACCGTGAAGGGTGTCGAGAAGGATCCGAGAAAGCTCAAGACGTTGCAGGACGGGCACTGCCCGATCTTTGAACCCGGTCTGCAGGAACTGCTGAACGAGAACTATGCCTCCGGGCAGATCCAGTTCACGGGCAACGTCAAGGACGCCGTCCGCGACGCCGAGGTCGTCTTCCTCTGCGTCGGCACGCCGCCCAAGCCCGACGGCACCGTCGACATGAGCTTCCTCGAAGGCGCTGGCAAGGAAGTTTGCGACGCGCTGGCCGAGATGAACAGCGAGTACCTGGTGACGATCGTGGTCAAGTCCACGGTCCCCGCCGGCACCAACCGCAAGCTTTACAACTTCCTCCGCGAGCAGACCAAGGCTCACGTGCAGGTCGTTTCCAACCCCGAGTTCCTCAAGGAAGGCACCGCGGTTCAGGACTGCATGAACCCCGACCGCATCGTCATCGGCGGCGAAAGCCCCGAAGCCTTCCGCATGATGCGCCGGCTCTACGACCCGCTCATCAAGCGCGAAGACAACTTCATGACGATGAACTGGGAGTCGGCCGAGCTGACCAAGTACGCCGCCAACAGCATGCTCGCCGCCCGAATCTCGTTCATGAATGAGATGACCATCCTCTGCGAGTTCTACGGCGCCGACGTCGAAGACATCCGCAAGGGTATCGGCAGCGATAACCGCATCGGACCGGCGTTCCTTCGCGCCGGCTGCGGCTACGGCGGGTCCTGCTTCCCGAAAGACGTTGCCGCGATGGAGCACATCTCCAAGGCCGCCGGCTACGAAAACTTGTTCACCAACGCGATCCAGACCGTCAACAAGAATCAGAAGAAGCGGTTCGTCGACAAGATCGAGGCCAAACTCGGCCGCCCGATCGCCGGCGCGACGATCGCTGTCTGGGGCCTGGCGTTTAAGGCCGACACCGACGACATCCGCGAGTCCGCCGCGCTGGACGTCATCCAGTACCTGCTCGACAAGGGCGCCACGGTCCGCGCCCACGACTACAAGGGCATGGAGCACATGAAGCAGGTGTTCAAGGACCAGGTCGAGTGGTGCACCGATCCGGTCACCGCCGCCGCCGGTGCCGACGCCGTCGCGCTGACGACCGATTGGCCGCAGTACACCACCCTTCCGTTCCGCAAGATCGCGGCGACCATGAACCAGCCGATGATCTTCGACGGCCGCAACTGCCTGCACCGCGACGTCATGCGGGAGAACGGTTTCCAGTACTTCCCGATGGGCCGCCCGCCGGTCGAGAACAAGCTGCGGTTGAAGAACAAGGTGTAA
- a CDS encoding response regulator, producing MSSPAAPSKIRLLIVDDHFMVRLGLASALNLEEDMEVIAEGRTGAEAVSLFQSLRPDVVVIDYQLPELNGAEATAAIRAIDRSARVIVLSVFKGEEDVHRAVQAGASGYLPKASEPGELMDAIRAIHAGGTYFPPAINAALETRAGRGQLSDREMQVLEAIVRGRSNKEIAIALGISENTVKVHTTRVFEKLNVADRMEAITAAISRGIVHLA from the coding sequence ATGTCTTCCCCCGCTGCTCCATCGAAAATCCGCCTGCTGATCGTAGACGACCATTTCATGGTGCGTCTCGGGCTTGCCAGTGCGCTGAATCTGGAAGAGGACATGGAGGTCATCGCCGAAGGCCGCACCGGTGCCGAGGCGGTCAGCCTGTTTCAATCGCTGCGGCCAGACGTCGTCGTGATTGACTACCAATTGCCGGAACTGAACGGCGCAGAAGCGACGGCGGCCATTCGCGCGATTGATCGATCGGCCCGGGTGATCGTGCTGTCTGTCTTCAAGGGAGAGGAAGATGTTCACCGCGCCGTGCAGGCCGGGGCCTCGGGTTATCTGCCCAAGGCGAGCGAGCCCGGCGAACTGATGGACGCGATTCGTGCCATCCATGCCGGTGGAACCTATTTCCCGCCGGCGATCAATGCCGCGCTCGAGACCCGGGCTGGCCGCGGGCAACTGTCGGATCGCGAAATGCAGGTGCTGGAGGCGATCGTCCGCGGCCGAAGCAACAAGGAGATCGCGATCGCGCTGGGGATCAGCGAAAACACGGTGAAAGTTCACACGACGCGCGTGTTCGAAAAACTAAACGTCGCCGATCGGA